From the genome of Sediminibacter sp. Hel_I_10:
GGTATCTTTATTCACTTTTACCAAACCAACACCATCTTCTAATTTTGTGAGTATAAATTGTGCATTCTCTGTTGCAGAACTTGCTTTAAAACGTTTGGATAATACTTTAAAAGAAGCGCCTGCAATGTTTGAAAACATTTCGGCCGTACGCAAATTCTCTTTACCGTATTCGTTATAATTTCTTAAACTATTACCGTAACCCATTTTATTCATTTGAGCTTTTGCTGAGTAAGCCACAGACATCGTTATTGAAGCTGCTGCTGTAATACCAGCTGCAATCTTCATGAAACCACTTTTAGATGGCGACTTGTAATATTCATGATATATTTTCTGGCCATTTTCCTCTAATAACATGAGATTTTGTGATGAATTTAAAAATAAATTTCCATCTCTCACTTGTATATTTGTTGGCGATTCTTTCTCTTCAAAATCAACTTCAGCAATTTCAGAGATCTCACTAGAATTAGCATCTATGGCATAAATGGTCTCGTTAGCTGAAATTAAATACCTGCTGTTGGCCTGGTCAAATGTTGATGCCACACGTTCAGCACTTTTGTATTTCAAAGGTTTTTTCCAAACCTGTTCACCATTTTCAAGATTCACAATATTGGCGTCTTCGCTGGTAATGTAGATCAACCCATTTGGTGTATGTGCCATGATCATGATATTTTCTCCAGTTTTGAGCGGTTTTTTAAACAAAGGCTCACCTTCAAAAGAAATTTTGTTGATACCACCAGATTGAATTCCAAATAAAATACCATCTTCCATAATATAGAAATGCTGTACGTAACCTTTCGTTTTTGGAGCTTTTTCCCATAGATCTTCTCCTGAAACGGCACTTAAAAATGCGATTTCAGATTCACTTTTTGTAGAGAAAGCGCCGCCGTCACTACCGTCACCTTTATTACTTACAACAGCAAGTCCGTTGGGTAGAATTTCAAAATTTGTGATCACGCCTTTTATTTTTCTATCGTCTTCCCACAGTTCTATACCATCTTTACCAATTTTATGAATTCTAGTATTTTTACCATTTCCTGTTGATTCAAAACCGTAAATTTCAGTTTCTGTCTCATCTGAAACCATCCAGCCGATATTTTTTATTTTAGTTTCCCAAAGGTCTTCACCCGTATGCGATTTAGCTATTAAGCCTTGAGCCGTTGGAATAATAAGGAATTCTTTAAGTAAAAGCGGAATGCCGGTAACGTTAAAATCTTTAGACAAGCCCACACGACCTGGTTTATCTAAAAAGAAACTGTAATCAAGCGTATTAGAAGCTAAATCGTAAACCGCGACTTTTGGTGTCATTTTCTCAAATTTATCACCTTCCTTTTGAATGCCACTTACGATGAGTTTATTTTCCGGAAGTACAACGTCACAAGTGTAAATTTGATTCCAATTGTCATTTTCAGAGTTGAAAATAACCTGTCCGCTCAAATAATTTATTACTGCTCTCTTCGTTTTTGTCAATCCTGCAAACCTAGAGTCTCCACCTTGTGAAACAACAATATAGGGAGAGTTTGGTATAAATTCCGTTTCTTCAGCTTTGAGTTTGCCAAAATCGTTAAAAACGAATATTGGCTCACTTTGATCTGGCTTAATACCCGCTAATCCATCATTGGTGGCTACCACCAACACACCGCCAACAGTAAGGGTCATTTCATTTATATTGGCACCTAAATCATATTTTTGATTGGGCTGCTCTGCTTTTTGAGCTTGCATTGGTACTGCACTCAATAGGAGAGCAAGAATCCATAGAGACTTTAAGTAAAGTAATGTCTTCATAACTGACGGTTATTGTACTTGTTTTTCAAGATTAAATGAGCCATCTGTAATGTTCTTGACAGAATTATCACCGTTTAAATTCTTACACGTAAACTCAAAGGTTCCTAGAATTTTGGTATCTGTTTCTTCAGAAATACTAATGGATCCTACAGATAGATTCTCATAAGGCGCTTGCCAAAGTTCTGTGGTAGACGCTTGTGGATTGCTTAAGTTCACATCCGTTTCACTATAAGAAGCTACATTTACGCCCGTTAACACATCTCCGTCAATCATATAGGTTCCAACACCTTCATAATTAAATATGTTAAATGAAAATGCTTTGCCGTCACTATTAGTAGCGATAATTAACAAAGTTTGAGCAGATCCAGAGTTAGCAATAGTTGCAGAAGATGAGATCTCCAAAGATTGGTAAGATGCCCCATCAACCTTGGCAGATAGCGTTCCTGATGCTGCGTTTCCTGAAGATCCGCCGTCATCATCACTAGAACATGATGTTAAACTCATTACTGATCCTATCAGTAAAAAAACAATTAGTTGGTTTAATTTTCTCATTGTTGATATTTTTAATGGTTACTAATGAGACAAATATGTAGTAAAACGAAACCTTATGCAATACGGCAAATGACGTATATTTACATAACTAATTGAAATTAAGTTGTTTAAATTCTAAGTAATCAATTAAAACTGAATGTGTGGAAACTGTGCGGTCAAGGCCTCTTGCTTTTTCTTGAGTTGGGCTAAAAATGTTTGATGCGCTGCCGAAATGGGATTCACGGGACGATGCGCTAATCCTTTTTGAATCGTCGCAACGCTTTCCATAACGGCTGTAGTTTCTTCGGAAATGTAAACCTCTTGAAAACGCTCCCAGATATAATCAATAGCCGTCGTATTTGGGTGGAGCATGTCTTCCTTGTAAAAACGATAATCTCTAAGCTCGTCCATCATGATTTCATAAGAAGGAAAATAGAAAGCGGAATGTTTTATTGAAGGTGACCCATTAAGAAAACCATGAATTGCTGAAATCAAATGCGACTTACTTTGCGTATTTTCTATAAAACCATCTTTGAGATGTCGTACGGGAGACACCGTAAAAATAAAGCCCACGTTGGGATTGATGCTCGAAATCATGCTTGTTATGGCATCCAACGATTCTGAAATGGTTGCTACGGAAAGTAACTCCTTTAAAAATTTCTTTTGGGGCACTTTATGGCAATTGGCAACATAGGTATCGGTCTCAATAAAGCGATAGGCCCATGCCGTTCCCAAAGTGATGATGACATGTGAGGCCGACTTTAGAAATTGATGCGTTTTTTCAATCTGAGTATTTAGTTGCTCAAGTAAATCTAATTTAGATGGATGACTGAGACGAGAATGCGCATCATAGCAATGCCACTGCTCGTTTAGCTGAAAAACATCTTCCTCAGCATAGACGTCTTTATTGATTGCCTTAGTTACAAAGTTTTCTATGGCCAAGGGATGAAATAAGATCCCAAAGGGGTTGCTTAAGCCTTGAAATTTATAATAGTCAAACTTGTCTCCAATGTGCTCAGAAAAACAAGATCCTAAAAGCAAGACTTTTGATTCATAATGTATTGAACCAGAAGCATTTTGATGTAAAGGTAGTTTTGTTTGAAGCTTCATCTATTATGTATATCAATTAGCCTATAAGTAGTACCTAAACTTATAAAAGGCCATTCTTTAGTTCAAATTCGAGCTGGCAACAACAAATCATAAATAGCCTTCAGCGGCCTTCAAAGCCTCAGCAATTCCTGCGGGATGCTTGCCTCCTGCCGTTGCAAAAAAGGGCTGACCTCCGCCACCGCCTTGAATGTGTTTCCCAAGTTCTCTTACAATCTGGCCCGCATTTAGATTTTTGTTAGCTACAAGATCTTTTGAAATGTAACAAGATAGAATTGCCTTACCATTATCTTCCGCAGCAAATAATAAGAACAGATTATCAAATTGGCTTCCCAATTCAAAGCAAACATCCTTAATACCCGAAGCGTCCAAATCTAATTTTTTAGCTAAAAACTGAACCCCATTGATCGTTTTCAATTCATTTTTAAGATCCGATTTAATGCTGCTCGCTTTCTCCTTCATCAAACTTTCCACTTGCTTTTTAAGCGTGGAATTTTCCTCTTGAAGTTGTTGCAATGCTTTGATGGGCTCCTTAACGTTATTGAGCAAATCTTTCATTTCAAAATAAGCGCGATTGTTTTCAAAGTAAAACTCTTTTACAGCGTCGCTTGTTATGGCCTCTATTCGTCTTATTCCTGCGGCCACAGCTCCTTCTGATACAATCTTAAAATGCCAAATATCGCCTGTATTATCTACATGAGTTCCTCCACAAAGCTCTATGGATTTTCCGAATCTTACGGCTCTTACCGTATCACCATACTTCTCCCCAAAAAGGGCCATTGCGCCTTGATTGATTGCTTGTTCCATCGGGATATTACGCTCCTCTTGTAAAGGCAACTTCCCTGCAATTCTAGCATTTACAAAGTCTTCTACTTCATTTAATTCATCCACCGTTAATTTGGCGAAATGAGAAAAGTCAAATCGTAAATATTTGGAATGCACTGCAGAGCCTTTTTGCTCAACATGTGTGCCTAAAATTTCTCTTAAGGCTTGATGCAACAAATGGGTTGCGGTATGATTACATTCGGTACGATAGCGCTGTTTGGCATCTACACTTGCCTTAAAGCTAGAGTTGAGATCCTTTGGTAAATTCTTAGCGAAATGAACAATGACATTATTCTCTTTTTTGGTATCTAAGATATACACCACATCGCCATGAACATCTTCTAAATACCCTTTATCCCCAACTTGACCACCACCTTCTGCGTAAAAAGGCGTGAGATTGAAAACCAATTGATACAGTTCTCCATCTTTTTTAGAGGTTACTTTTCGATAGCGCGTGAGTTTTACCTGAGCCTCTAAAGTATCATAACCTACAAATTCCTGCTCTTGGTCCTCCACCAAAACCGTCCAGTCATCAGATTTGAGTTCTGATGCTTGCTTGCCACGGTCTTGTTGGGCTTTTAGCTTTTGTTTAAAGTCGGCCTCATTATAAGTATAGCCTTGTTCCCTTAAGATTAACTCGGTCAAATCTTCAGGAAAACCATACGTGTCTTTAAGCTCAAAAACTTTAGCTCCTGAAATTTCCTTAGAAGTAGCCCCTTTTATGATGCCATCTAAAAGCACCAAACCTTGATCCAATGTTCTTAAAAAAGAGGCCTCCTCTTCCTTGATGACATTTTCTATTAACTGCCGCTGCTCCTTTAATTCAGGAAAGGCTTGCCCCATTTTTTTAATAAGTACATCTACCAAACGGTAAATAAAGGGTTCGTTTTGATCTAAAAAGGTAAACCCGTACCGTACCGCACGGCGTAAAATTCGTCTAATCACATAACCAGCACCAGTGTTACTTGGCAATTGACCATCTACAATAGAAAAAGCTACCGCTCTTACATGGTCTGAAATGACCCTAATGGCAATATTCACTTTGTCTTCAACTTCGGTAAGCTTTTGACCTGGTTTTTGAACGCTATAGGTTTTATCGGTTATGGTTTCTATTTCCCTTATGATGGGTGTAAATACATCGGTATCATAATTAGATTGTACACCTTGCAATACCATGCATAAACGTTCAAACCCCATCCCGGTATCAATGTGTTTATCAGGAAGGTTTTCTAAGCTACCATTGGCTTTGCGATTGTATTGCATGAATACCAAATTCCAAATTTCAACGACCTGCGGATGATCTTGATTAACCAAGGATTTCCCGTCTACCTTCGCTTTTTCTTCTTCAGAACGGATATCGACATGAATCTCACTACAGGGTCCACAAGGACCCTGATCTCCCATTTCCCAGAAATTATCCTTTTTATTACCCATCAAAATCCGGTCTTCGGGCACTAAGGTTTTCCAAATATCATAAGCTTCTTGATCCATAGGGATATTGTCGCCTTCATCACCTTCAAAAACCGACACGTAGAGTATGTCTTTATCAATCTCAAATTTTTCGGTCAACAGTTCCCAAGCCCAAGCTATCGCTTCTTCCTTGAAATAATCTCCAAAGCTCCAATTGCCCAACATTTCAAAAAGTGTATGGTGATAGGTATCATACCCCACCTCTTCCAAATCGTTGTGCTTTCCAGATACCCGGAGGCACTTTTGTGAATCGGTTAAACGGTTGTTCTTTGGCTTTGCATTTCCGAGGAAATATTCTTTAAAAGGTGCCATCCCTGAGTTGACAAACATCAAGGTGGGATCATCTTTCAAAACCATTGGCGCTGAGGGCACAATACTGTGATTTTTATCCTTAAAAAAATTTAAAAAAGTATTTCGAATATCTTGAGACTTCATAATCAGTTTATAACACGATGTTTCTTAGATATTACTTTAAATAAGAAACAATTTATATATTTGTGAAACGTTCTGTTCCCTGCAAAAATAGAACTTTTATAGCTATGGCTAAAGTAAAATATTATTACGATCCAGATACGCTGTCCTATCGAAAGATAGAGCGTAAAAAACGCACCACAATAAAGTTTGCTTCTATATTTATATTGGCGGCGGCATTGTTTGGGTTTCTGTTCGTATTTATGGCCAGTCAATTTGTGGAGTCGCCCAGAGAACGCGCTTTAAAGCGTGAACTCGTCAATTTACAATTACAATACGAAATTTTAAATGAAAGTGTTGATGAGGCCTTTGCTGCGTTGCAAAATGTTGAAGAACGTGACAATGCCATTTACAGGCTGTACTTTGAAGCCAATCCCATTCCAGAAGAACAACGCCGTGCCGGTTTTGGTGGGGTTAATCGGTATAAAAAATACGAGGGTTTTGACAACTCTAAATTGATTATAGAAAGTAATAAACGTTTAGATCAATTACAAAAAGCCGTCGTTGTACAATCACGCTCACTTGATGAAATTGCAAAATTAGCAGAAGATAAAGAGAAATTTTTATCTGCAATCCCTGCCATTCAGCCCGTTAGAAATGAAGATATGAAATATGTAGCTTCAGGATATGGTTACCGAACAGACCCGTTTACTAAGGTTAGAAAATTTCATTTTGGGATGGACTTTACTGCCCCTCGAGGAACGCCGATCTTCGCAACCGGTGATGGTGTGATTGCTCGAGCAGATAATAAATCAACCGGTTATGGCAACCACATTAGGATTGACCACGGTTATGGTTACATTTCCTTATATGCCCATTTATATAAATATAATGTGAAGCCCAATCAAAAGGTGAAACGCGGCGATCTTATAGGTTATGTCGGCAGTACGGGCCGATCTGAAGCCCCACACCTTCATTACGAAGTATGGAAAGATGAGGACCGCATTAATCCAATTAATTTTTACTACGGAAACTTGACTGCAGAAGAATATGCTCTAATGCTTAAGAAAGCATCCCTAGAAAACCAATCTCTAGATTGATGCCATGCACATAGACCTTCCTGAAAAACGCTATTACGGTATTGGCGAAGTCGCCAAGGCTTTTGACGTGAACACCTCTCTCATTCGGTTTTGGGAAAAGGAGTTTGACGTTCTCAAACCTAAAAAGAATGCCAAAGGCAATCGAAAATTCACACCTGAAGACATCAAAAACCTTAAGTTCATTTACCATTTGGTAAAAGAACGCGGGTTTACTTTAGACGGTGCTAAAACACATCTCAAAGAAGAAAAGCAACAGGCGCTCAACACCTTTGAGATTATTGATAAATTAGAGGGCATCAAGGCCCAACTCGTTAAAATAAAATCACAACTCTAAAACCAACTATCATGAAAAAATGGCTTATTCCCGTAATTATAATTGGCCTTTTGGTCGTAGCACTTTACTCTTGGGGCAAAGGATTCAACAATACCGCTGTGGAGCTTAATGAAAATGTAAGCGAGGCATGGGGTAATGTGCAAACGTCTTATCAAAGAAGAAATGATCTTATCGGTAACTTGGTTAATACGGTAAAGGGAGCAGCAGATTTTGAGAGAACTACCTTGACCGATGTTATTGAAGCCCGTGCAAAAGCAACGCAAACTACCATTGATCCTTCTAATATTACGCCAGAACAGTTAAAACAATTCAACGAAGCACAAGGTGGCTTGAGCAGCGCCCTTTCTCGTTTATTGGTTACTGTTGAGCGCTATCCTGAATTAAAGGCCAATCAGAACTTTTTAAAACTACAAGACGAATTAACTAGTACAGAAAACACGATACAAACTGCTAGAACCCGCTATAATGAAGCCATTAAACCTTATAATAACCACGTTAAGAAATTCCCGAATTCTATTTTAGCAGGACTCTTTGGTTTTGAAGGCAAGGCTTATTTTGATGCAGAAGCAGGTGCAGAAAAGCCAGTCGATGTTGAGTTTGATTTTAATAATTAATTCCTACGGAAATGTCTAAAATTGAAACATTCTTAAGTACTGAAGATGAGGCAGAAATCGTTGAAGCCATTAGAACAGCTGAAAACCGAACCTCTGGAGAAATTAGGGTTCATATTGAAGCAAGCTCTAAAATGGATACGTTTGAGCGTGCGATGGAAATATTTCATTATCTCAAAATGGACAATACCCAACAACAGAATGGCGTATTAATTTACGTTGCTGTAGAAGATAAAGATTTTGTGATTTATGGAGATAAGGGCATTAATGACGTTGTACCAAATGATTTTTGGGAAAGTACCAAAGACATTATTTTAGCCGAATTTAAAAAAGGCGATTTTAAGACAGGGCTTATAAAAGGCATCCTAAAAGCAGGAGAGCAATTAGAGCGTCATTTCCCTGGGTTACACGGCGATGTTAATGAGCTAAGTGACGATATTAGTAAAGGATAGTATTACATTATATAAAGCAACATACAATTATGATTAGAAACACCAACAAGATACTCTCAAACGCAATTTCAAAACAACGAATTTTTGGAGGCTTGTTATGTTTTCTAATGCTTATCTCAACTAATAATGTCTTTGCACAGTTTGATATCCCAGCAATACCTGAGAAACAGACCAGTGTTTACGATTATGTCAATTTACTTTCTGCTTCAGAAAAGACAAATCTGGAAGAAAAACTCGTTCGGTATTCAGATACCACCTCTACTCAAATTGTAGTTGCCATTATCGCAACGACCAAAGGAGAAAATATTGGTTTGCTCGCTCCCAAGTGGGCTCAAAAATGGGGCATTGGTCAAGCTAAAGAAGATAATGGTGTCTTTGTGCTTTTGGCTCGAGATGATCGAAAGATTTGGATCTCCCCAGGATATGGCGTTGAAGATAGACTTACTGCAGGTATTACTGGTGAACTCACAAGAACTGTAATTATTCCCGAATTTAAACGTGGGGATTATTACCAAGGACTCAACAAGGGTGCTGATGCTATTTTTGAAGTCTTAACCGGTAAATATCAAGCTACTCGAAAAGCAAATGGAAAAAACAGCGGATCGCCTGCTGGCTTTCTGTTTTTTATATTCATCATCTTTATAATTATCATTATCGTTTTATCTAAAAAGAGAGGTGGCGGTAATGGAAGCGGCGGTAGAGGAAACCGACGAGGCCCGAGCATTTTGGATGCTATTATCTTGAGCAATCTAGGACGCGGCAGTTACGGAGGATCTTCGTCTGGAGGCGGCATTTTTGGAGGTGGTTCTTCAGGAGGTGGTTTTGGCGGTGGATTCGGTGGCGGCTTTGGCGGCGGCGGATTCTCTGGCGGTGGCGCAGGAGGTAGTTGGTAAATTACTTAGCAACAACTTTAAGACAAAGAACGTAAACTAAAATAAAGACGTTCTATACTCCATTTCCAATGGTGTTTTCTCTAAAACAGTTATCGAATATTTTCGTTTCAAAGCCTATCATTCGCCAATGCTTGATTAATCAGAAAAATAGAAATTATTATCATTTGTCTCTCCCTTTGAACCTAAGCTATTAAATTTCCAACTAAAACTCAACATGAAATACTGCTGCAATACGGTACTTTGTGAATCTTGTATGTAATTATCTGTCGCTACTCTTTGAGCATTGGTGTTCTGATTAAGCAAATCAAATACTTTTAAGGTCAGCGTCCCTTGATCTTTCAGCATGGAATAGGCCAAAGTAGAATTCCAAAACCAGGCACTCTTTTGAAAACCTGCCGCCACATTAGGGTTGTAACTAAAATCAACGTCATTACG
Proteins encoded in this window:
- the alaS gene encoding alanine--tRNA ligase, with the translated sequence MKSQDIRNTFLNFFKDKNHSIVPSAPMVLKDDPTLMFVNSGMAPFKEYFLGNAKPKNNRLTDSQKCLRVSGKHNDLEEVGYDTYHHTLFEMLGNWSFGDYFKEEAIAWAWELLTEKFEIDKDILYVSVFEGDEGDNIPMDQEAYDIWKTLVPEDRILMGNKKDNFWEMGDQGPCGPCSEIHVDIRSEEEKAKVDGKSLVNQDHPQVVEIWNLVFMQYNRKANGSLENLPDKHIDTGMGFERLCMVLQGVQSNYDTDVFTPIIREIETITDKTYSVQKPGQKLTEVEDKVNIAIRVISDHVRAVAFSIVDGQLPSNTGAGYVIRRILRRAVRYGFTFLDQNEPFIYRLVDVLIKKMGQAFPELKEQRQLIENVIKEEEASFLRTLDQGLVLLDGIIKGATSKEISGAKVFELKDTYGFPEDLTELILREQGYTYNEADFKQKLKAQQDRGKQASELKSDDWTVLVEDQEQEFVGYDTLEAQVKLTRYRKVTSKKDGELYQLVFNLTPFYAEGGGQVGDKGYLEDVHGDVVYILDTKKENNVIVHFAKNLPKDLNSSFKASVDAKQRYRTECNHTATHLLHQALREILGTHVEQKGSAVHSKYLRFDFSHFAKLTVDELNEVEDFVNARIAGKLPLQEERNIPMEQAINQGAMALFGEKYGDTVRAVRFGKSIELCGGTHVDNTGDIWHFKIVSEGAVAAGIRRIEAITSDAVKEFYFENNRAYFEMKDLLNNVKEPIKALQQLQEENSTLKKQVESLMKEKASSIKSDLKNELKTINGVQFLAKKLDLDASGIKDVCFELGSQFDNLFLLFAAEDNGKAILSCYISKDLVANKNLNAGQIVRELGKHIQGGGGGQPFFATAGGKHPAGIAEALKAAEGYL
- a CDS encoding M23 family metallopeptidase codes for the protein MAKVKYYYDPDTLSYRKIERKKRTTIKFASIFILAAALFGFLFVFMASQFVESPRERALKRELVNLQLQYEILNESVDEAFAALQNVEERDNAIYRLYFEANPIPEEQRRAGFGGVNRYKKYEGFDNSKLIIESNKRLDQLQKAVVVQSRSLDEIAKLAEDKEKFLSAIPAIQPVRNEDMKYVASGYGYRTDPFTKVRKFHFGMDFTAPRGTPIFATGDGVIARADNKSTGYGNHIRIDHGYGYISLYAHLYKYNVKPNQKVKRGDLIGYVGSTGRSEAPHLHYEVWKDEDRINPINFYYGNLTAEEYALMLKKASLENQSLD
- a CDS encoding TPM domain-containing protein, with amino-acid sequence MSKIETFLSTEDEAEIVEAIRTAENRTSGEIRVHIEASSKMDTFERAMEIFHYLKMDNTQQQNGVLIYVAVEDKDFVIYGDKGINDVVPNDFWESTKDIILAEFKKGDFKTGLIKGILKAGEQLERHFPGLHGDVNELSDDISKG
- a CDS encoding DUF6252 family protein, which translates into the protein MRKLNQLIVFLLIGSVMSLTSCSSDDDGGSSGNAASGTLSAKVDGASYQSLEISSSATIANSGSAQTLLIIATNSDGKAFSFNIFNYEGVGTYMIDGDVLTGVNVASYSETDVNLSNPQASTTELWQAPYENLSVGSISISEETDTKILGTFEFTCKNLNGDNSVKNITDGSFNLEKQVQ
- a CDS encoding PQQ-binding-like beta-propeller repeat protein, whose protein sequence is MKTLLYLKSLWILALLLSAVPMQAQKAEQPNQKYDLGANINEMTLTVGGVLVVATNDGLAGIKPDQSEPIFVFNDFGKLKAEETEFIPNSPYIVVSQGGDSRFAGLTKTKRAVINYLSGQVIFNSENDNWNQIYTCDVVLPENKLIVSGIQKEGDKFEKMTPKVAVYDLASNTLDYSFFLDKPGRVGLSKDFNVTGIPLLLKEFLIIPTAQGLIAKSHTGEDLWETKIKNIGWMVSDETETEIYGFESTGNGKNTRIHKIGKDGIELWEDDRKIKGVITNFEILPNGLAVVSNKGDGSDGGAFSTKSESEIAFLSAVSGEDLWEKAPKTKGYVQHFYIMEDGILFGIQSGGINKISFEGEPLFKKPLKTGENIMIMAHTPNGLIYITSEDANIVNLENGEQVWKKPLKYKSAERVASTFDQANSRYLISANETIYAIDANSSEISEIAEVDFEEKESPTNIQVRDGNLFLNSSQNLMLLEENGQKIYHEYYKSPSKSGFMKIAAGITAAASITMSVAYSAKAQMNKMGYGNSLRNYNEYGKENLRTAEMFSNIAGASFKVLSKRFKASSATENAQFILTKLEDGVGLVKVNKDTGKVDKEIILKDKKPEYQVDEYGGYLYYKANDKTIYAYNLNN
- a CDS encoding LemA family protein; protein product: MKKWLIPVIIIGLLVVALYSWGKGFNNTAVELNENVSEAWGNVQTSYQRRNDLIGNLVNTVKGAADFERTTLTDVIEARAKATQTTIDPSNITPEQLKQFNEAQGGLSSALSRLLVTVERYPELKANQNFLKLQDELTSTENTIQTARTRYNEAIKPYNNHVKKFPNSILAGLFGFEGKAYFDAEAGAEKPVDVEFDFNN
- a CDS encoding MerR family transcriptional regulator encodes the protein MHIDLPEKRYYGIGEVAKAFDVNTSLIRFWEKEFDVLKPKKNAKGNRKFTPEDIKNLKFIYHLVKERGFTLDGAKTHLKEEKQQALNTFEIIDKLEGIKAQLVKIKSQL
- a CDS encoding GSCFA domain-containing protein, which codes for MKLQTKLPLHQNASGSIHYESKVLLLGSCFSEHIGDKFDYYKFQGLSNPFGILFHPLAIENFVTKAINKDVYAEEDVFQLNEQWHCYDAHSRLSHPSKLDLLEQLNTQIEKTHQFLKSASHVIITLGTAWAYRFIETDTYVANCHKVPQKKFLKELLSVATISESLDAITSMISSINPNVGFIFTVSPVRHLKDGFIENTQSKSHLISAIHGFLNGSPSIKHSAFYFPSYEIMMDELRDYRFYKEDMLHPNTTAIDYIWERFQEVYISEETTAVMESVATIQKGLAHRPVNPISAAHQTFLAQLKKKQEALTAQFPHIQF
- a CDS encoding TPM domain-containing protein, which produces MIRNTNKILSNAISKQRIFGGLLCFLMLISTNNVFAQFDIPAIPEKQTSVYDYVNLLSASEKTNLEEKLVRYSDTTSTQIVVAIIATTKGENIGLLAPKWAQKWGIGQAKEDNGVFVLLARDDRKIWISPGYGVEDRLTAGITGELTRTVIIPEFKRGDYYQGLNKGADAIFEVLTGKYQATRKANGKNSGSPAGFLFFIFIIFIIIIIVLSKKRGGGNGSGGRGNRRGPSILDAIILSNLGRGSYGGSSSGGGIFGGGSSGGGFGGGFGGGFGGGGFSGGGAGGSW